In Deltaproteobacteria bacterium PRO3, the genomic stretch GCCATGAAGATGCGCCCGAAGTCGTTGTTGTTGCGCTCGAGCCGCGCCACCGCGGTCGCGATCGGCTGGCTGTCGATGAAGGTGCGCAGGCCCGCCTCGAAGTTGTCGCCGGCCGTCAGGAGAAAGGTCGAGATGTCGCGATCCAGTCGGTTGGGATCGACGCCGGGGGCGGCACCGCCACGGCCCCCCGCAGAATGCTCCGGGCCGCGGCCGCCCATGCCGCCCTCGTCCATCTTCGACATGTGGACCTGGAGACCGCGCAACAGGTCTTCCACCGGGCGGCGGCCGAGCTCCGGCGCGGCGGGGCCCGCCGCGGCCAAGGCCGGAAGGGGCCCGGAAGAAAAGCCTCCGCGCCAGGGTCGGCGGATGCCAAGATTCTCGCGGGCCAGCGCCTCGGTTTGCGCGTCGAGACCGCGTTCCCAAGCGGCGAAACGCGGGCCGAAGGCGTGGTGGCCCAATCGGCCGGCGACGTTGAATTGGACGAGCAGGGCCAAGGAATCGATGAGGGTCGTGGCGCCGGCGACCTGGGGCCTGAGACCCAGACGCGTCTCGAGGGAATGACCGAGCATGATCCCCGCCAGCATGCCCCCCTGCTGGAACAGCATCTGCAGGGGCCGCTCGCGGATGGCGCCGCCGGGATTGGCCAGGCCGCGATAGGCCGCGCCGCTGGCCCAGCCGGCCAACCGCAATCCGCCGAGGACGAGGTAGCTAGAGGCGATATCGCGACTCAGCGCCGCTCCGCTCCAATCCGGGTTTCGGCCCAAGGCCTCGCTGGCAAGGCGGCCGCCGAGCGTGAAAGCCGGCGCCTCCAGCGCGAAGCCGGCCAGGCCGGAGAGGGCGCGGGCCCCGAAGCCGCGCGTGAACAGATTGGCGTGAGGGCTCGCCGCCAGGCGCCCCAGGGCCGCCAGGCGGGTGACGCGGTAGAGGGCCCCGGCCGCGGTCATGGCGACCAGGGTCGAGGGCTCGGTCGCCTCTTGAGCGAGGCGCCGCAGGAGGAATTCCGCACGGGGACCGGCGGCGCCCCGGCCGACGAGGGCATCGAGATGTTCTTGCGCGCGGACTCGTAGGGGCCGTTCGCGAACAGCCCCTACAGCGTCGGCCACTTGAACCAAAGCCGCATACAATTCTGCAGCAGTTTCTAAATGCCCCGCCGCCTCCTGGCGCCGGGCGAAGGCCAAGAGGCCTTCCAAAAACAGCTCGGGATCGTCTTCTTGGGCCAAGGAGGCCAGCTCCGCCCGGGCCGTTCCTCCCAAGCGTCGCTCCAGGACGGCGCGATGGGTCGCCGAGACCCGGCCCAGGGCCGATCCGAAATCCGCGGATTCGGCAAGGGCCCTTTGCAAGGGACCCTCCGCTCCCGCCGCGGCGAATATCGCCCGGTCGAGGATCTGCGCGAGTGAATGGGAAACTCCCGCCTCGCGGGACGCGAGCGGGTTTACGGATCTCCTCGAGCCCTCAAGGAGATTCAGGGTGGGATTCATCGGATTTTTCCTTTCAAAGCCCCCAGCCGCGGCAACCGTGTTTAGCCAGAAAGAACCCGGTAGGCCCCTGCCGTAGGTGGAGTGCAACGTCCCTTACCCGTATTTTGACGTGTCCGGCCTTATCGTAAG encodes the following:
- a CDS encoding PAS domain S-box protein; this encodes MNPTLNLLEGSRRSVNPLASREAGVSHSLAQILDRAIFAAAGAEGPLQRALAESADFGSALGRVSATHRAVLERRLGGTARAELASLAQEDDPELFLEGLLAFARRQEAAGHLETAAELYAALVQVADAVGAVRERPLRVRAQEHLDALVGRGAAGPRAEFLLRRLAQEATEPSTLVAMTAAGALYRVTRLAALGRLAASPHANLFTRGFGARALSGLAGFALEAPAFTLGGRLASEALGRNPDWSGAALSRDIASSYLVLGGLRLAGWASGAAYRGLANPGGAIRERPLQMLFQQGGMLAGIMLGHSLETRLGLRPQVAGATTLIDSLALLVQFNVAGRLGHHAFGPRFAAWERGLDAQTEALARENLGIRRPWRGGFSSGPLPALAAAGPAAPELGRRPVEDLLRGLQVHMSKMDEGGMGGRGPEHSAGGRGGAAPGVDPNRLDRDISTFLLTAGDNFEAGLRTFIDSQPIATAVARLERNNNDFGRIFMANRKFTELFGYSEAEAGQHNITFFFNKLSLPFIASRIWGIFRGGIFAPSNMKFRHRDGNWVDIVGSGVIKDVAGHSIAFGFYEPRSEAGRGERSQKQLLDALSSGNREAPLRSNEGVFEMESVSELSAQLTRSGSPLLQRVLEQDLRVRITNMPWVHAPESYADPLLRYFNLQARKLEFPLGRRVVVEFPATDSRPRTSITMVKFNEGFRALGLAEADANAPAAEPPTGARRTTAPVAAVTEPAAEAPTPTDARSAAALERLQSQLGAALSRERERIAREDVTLTLSGPFDAAFLSQNLESLTGELQALTQNRIPIPLGRLVTLEIPTERGTVRLVYKKVLLNFERLE